Within the Streptobacillus felis genome, the region AATCAAGATTTACTATAAATATAGACAAAAATTCAGTGTATTATATAGGGGTGATAAAATGAATTTTATAAAAAAGTTTGAAAGTGTTTCTTATGAAAATGGGAAGCTGAAGGATTAGAAGATGTATCACTTAGAAGAGTTAGAAAGATAAATAGACTCTTAAATATAAATTTTTATGAATTAAGCGATAATTATGAAAATTTAAATAATAAATGGAAAAAAGAAAAACAAGATAAAGATTTGGAAAGACAGTCTACACAATAAAAAATAAAGTAGCATAAACCTAAATTAAAATATAAATAAAATACCTTGAAATCAACAATAAAAATTGTTATAATTATTATATAACAAAAGCGAGAAGTATGTAGTCTTCCTAGTTCGGCTAGGTATTTAAAAGCATACAAAATAAGAGATGTGTTCTTCTCCCTGATTAATCAGGTATAAAAAACACCAGAATAAAAGCGAGAAGTATGTAGTCTTCCTAGTTTAGCTAGGTATTTAAAAGCATACCACAAAAAAGTTTCGAGGTAATACAGTTGTATTATCTTTTTTTTTACATAAGATTAATTGAAATTTCACTCTATATTCAATATAGAGTGATTAAAATGTTGATTTTATGCCACTTTATAAGGTATAATTAAAATAAAAGTAGTTTATTAATAATTTACTTAAGGAATATGAGGTTATTTATGGAAAGATTTGATGAAATTATTATTGATTTTGATATGCCAAAGCATATAAAGGAACAAATTGATGAGTTAGATGAATTATATGATAAATATGGTGGTGAAAATTCAAAGAAGTATAGTAAAGAAGAAATTACTCAAGCAGAAATTAAATTTTTTGAAATTATAGGTTGGTTAGAAGTAGATGTAAGATCTGCATATAGAAATGGTCTAATAAGTGTTGATGATGGATATAAAATATTAGATAAATATTTAAGTTTTTAATTGAAAGGAGAAAATTATATGATAAAAGATTTTAATAATATTGTTAAAAATTATTTAGTATATGGTGGTAACGCTGGATTTAAATTAGGATTTATTAATGAAAGTAATGAGAACTGGTTTTTAAAGTTTCCTAAAACAACTAAAAATATGATTAATGTTGATATGTCATATAATACGTCACCACTATCTGAATATATTGGATCACATATTTATGAAATATTAGGTTTTAATGTTCACAAAACTGAATTAGGTGTATATAAAGATAAAATTGTTGTTGCTTGTAAAGATTTTATAGAAGGAAATAGATTTGAAGAATTTAAAAATTTTCAAAATAATTTTTCAGATAATTTCAGTATAGATTTAGAAGAATTTCAATCAAAAAATAGAAGAGAATATGAATTAGATATTGAGGAATTATATATAATAATTAATGATAATAATATAGAATCAATAAAAGAATTAAAAAATAGATTTTGGGATATGTTTGTAGTAGATATGTTTATAAATAATAATGATAGACATTCTGGTAATTTTGGTTTTATTTATAATAATAAGATAGAATTAGCACCTATTTATGATAATGGAAATTCATTTTTTAGTAAACATTCTGATAATAAAAAAAAGATAATATTAGAAGATAATCAAATGAAAAATTCTATTATTAATACTGGACAAACACCATATACATATAAAGATAAAAAAATAGATTCAGTAAAATCAATTCTAAAAGCTGAAATAAAGTTAGGTGACATAAATAATGAAATAAATATTGATTTAAGAAATGCAATAATTAGAAATACAATAAAAATTGAAAATAATATTAATAAAATAAAGGAATTTATAAATAACATACCTGAACAGCATCAAGGCAAAGAAATAATTTCTAAATTAACAAAAGAATTTTATAATGTATTTCTTGAAAATAGATTAGAAAAATTAATATTAGGTAAGGAAAAGGCAATTGAAATAAATAACAGTATAAATAAATGGAATAAAAATAAAAAAATTGAATATAGAGATATATAATATTCACTCTATATTCAATATAGAGTGAAAGGAGTATATTATGAAAAATGAAAAATGGAAAGATAAATTAAAACACATAAATGTTCCAAATTATGTAATGGAACAATTAGAAGAATATTTTCAATATGTTAAAGAAAATAATAAATTTATGATAAGCATACAAATTGATGATGTATTATCAAATTTAAATGTAGCTAATCAAGAAAATGATTTAACAATTGAGGAAATAATGTATGTAAGATCAATATTAGGAGAAGATTTTTATGATTGATTTTCAAAAAGCTGAAATAAATTTATATAGGGTATTTGATGGTGCTAATGGTAATAAAATTTCTATATATTATGATGAAAGATTATATATGTTAAAATTTCCAAGTTATCATCCTAAAGAAAATTTTGATACAAAATCTACAATTAACGAACATATTTCTTGTTTAATAGCTAAAGAACTTGGCTTAAATAGTCAAAATACATTATTAGGAATGTATAATGATAAAATTGTTGTTGCATGCGAAGATTTTCAAATTAGTGGATATAAATTAGTTAATTTTACTTCTATTAAAAATAGTATAGTAGATAGTGAAAAAATGGGTAAAGGTTTAAATTTAAATTCAATTTTATATACAATCGAAAACCAAAAATATGTTAATAAAAATAAATTAAAAGAATTTTTCTGGGATACATTTATTCTTGATTCATTAATTGCAAATGGTGACAGACATAATGGAAATTGGGGATTATTAATTAATGAAACAGATAAATTATGTAAAATAGCACCTATTTATGATTGTGGATCATCATTTCATTCTCATTTAAATGATGAAGAAATGTTAAATATTATAGAAAATGATAAAAATACTCTTAATAATTTAGTAATGGGAAAACCAAATTCAGCAATTAAAATAAATAATAAACAAATTAATTATTATAATTTCTTAACTACTACTGATAATCAAGACTGTTTAGAATCTTTAGTAAAAATAACTAAAAAAATAGATTTAACTAAAATTGGAAAATTAATTGATGAAATTGAATATATGACTGACATTCATAAAAAGTTTATTAAAACTATCTTACATGAAAGAAAAACTAAAATTTTAGATAAAGCACTTATTCTAAATAATAATATCTCTAAATGGACTAATAAAGAAAATATTGATAAAAATTTATATAGATAGTTTTCACTCTATATTTAACATAGAGTGAATAAAATATAAAGAGAGGATACATTTGATGAAATATAAAAAAATACCTGAAACATCATATGAAAAATATATTTCTGGGTGGGAATCTTTAAATATACCATATAAAAATGGAGAAATTGCTGATTGGCATCCACATAATTTTTTTATATCAAGTAATGATGAATACATTAAATTATATTATTATAATCCAATAATTGGGAATGTAGGAATAGAGAAAAGAAAAATTACTTTTCCAGAAAATAAAGAAGTCTATATTTCTAATTTTCCAAGAGCGATTATAGATTTATTGTTAAATTTAAATAAAAAAGAAATAAAACAATTATATGGATCAAAAAATGAATTATTATCCAATACTGATCAAAAACTATTATATGAATATCTAATGATATTAAAGGATAATGAAAATATAAAAGACTATTTAAAATATGAATATGGATATATTGAATAAATTAAAAACATGAGGTTAAATATGGAAATATGGAAAACTAAAAGAATTGAAATAATGAAAGAAATTTTAAACATTATAGGAGAGAATTATATACTAAAAGGTGGTACTGCATTAATGCTATATTATGGTTTAGATAGATTTTCTGAAGATATTGATCTTGATTCTAAAACTAATAATTTAAATATTTTATCAAAATTAGAAAATTATTCAAAAAAGAATAATAAAAATTGGAAATTTAATATAAAAAAAAATACTGATACAGTATTTAGAATAATGTTAGATTATGGAGAAAAAAATGAAAAAGGATTATATCCTTTAAAAATTGAAATATCAAATAGAAATAAAAATTTAATAATTAATAATGTTTTGAATTATACGATAATTAACGGTGTTAATGTATATAATTTAGAAGAAATATTATCTATGAAAACAAGAGCTTTTAATAACAGAGATAAAATAAGAGACTTTTATGATATTTCATTTTATATAGAAAAAGAACCTATTAAATTTAATGAAAATGATTTATTAAATATAAAAGAAAAACTAGATTATACAGATATGGAAGTTTTTGAAAAATTATTAAATAATGAATTTAAAGAAAATAATTTAAAAGATATTGATGCAGAAAAGATAATTATTAATACTTATGAAAAAGTTGAAGAACTTATATTAGAAAATAAAAGAAATAAATGGAATAAAAAAGATAATAATATATCTGATAGAGATAAAACTAGTAGATAAAAGGAGTTATTATGCTTGAGAACTTTGATGAAAGAACATTACCAAGATATTTAAAAAATGATATTGATGCATGGGTTAACAAAAATGAAAGTAATAGACATATATGGGATTGTTTATGGGGTGAATTGTACGGTTCAATAAATTCAGCACAACATGATTTTGTAATTTCAAAAGAAGTTGCTGATTATTTAAGAAATAAATATTTAGGAATATAAAAAAGAATATTAATACAAAATATTTTTTTGTATTATTATATATAAGGAGTTTTTATGAAAAGAATAATATTCACTGATTGTAAAATTGATTATACAAGGGCATATGGTGGGGCTAATGGTAATAAAATTGGAATCATATATAATAATGAAAATTATATGTTAAAATTTCCACCTAAACCAACAATTAATAAAGCAATTAGTTACACAAATAGTTGTATTAGCGAACATATATCATGTAAAATTTTAAATGAAATTGGAATGAATGCACAAAAAACATTATTAGGAGAATATGGTAATAAAATTGTTGTTGCTTGCAAAGATTTTACAGAATATAACAAAAGATTTTTTGATTTTGCTTCATTAAAAAATACAATAATTGAAAGTGAACAAGAAGGTTATGGAACAGAATTAAATGATATATTAGAAACAATAGAAAATCAAAAAATAATAAATAAAGATAATCTAAAAGAATTTTTCTGGGATATGTTTATTATTGATGCTTTTTTAGGTAATTTTGATAGACATAATGGAAACTGGGGATTTTTAATTGATGAGGATAAAAATATTTCTATTGCACCAATATACGATTGTGGATCTTGTTTATTTCCTCAAAATGATGATAAACAAATGGAAGAATCTTTAAAAGATTTACAAAAGATGGAAGATAGATTATATTCATATCCACAGTCAGTAATAAAGATAAATAATATAAAAATAAATTATTATAATTTCTTAACTACTACTGATAATCAAGACTGTTTAAAATCATTAAATAAAATTTCTAAGAAGATAGATTTAATTAAAATAGGAAAGCTAATTGATGAAACAGAATATATAAGTGATACTCATAAAAAATTTATTAAAACAATTTTACATGAAAGAAAAACTAAAATTTTAGATACATCACTCACTTTAAATCCTAATTTTTCTAAATGGAAGAGTAAACAACAAAATCATAAAAATATATATGATAGAGATGAAACTGGCAGATAAAAGGAGTTATTATGCTTGATAATTTTAATCTTTTATTTGACAATAAATTTTAAAAATGATAGTATCAAAATATAAACAATAAAAAATTTAAATTAAATGAATTACTGATTTAATTAGCTGGTTAAATCTTAGGGTATTCATACAAGTCAGCGAGCTTGTTATGGGTACCTTTTTATTTTAAGAAAGGAGAATAGAATGGCAATTTATAGATTAAGAGCAAAAGCAGGTAAAGATGTATTACCTCATTTAAGTTATATAAATGGAGAAGATAAATATAAAAATAAAAAAGATCATATTGAATTTATTGAGACAAAAAATTTACCTGAAATTTTTGAAAGTGTAAAAGATTTTTGGAATACTGCATTACAATATGAAAGAAAGAATGCGAACATATATAGAGAATTTGAAATAACATTACCAAAAGAATTTAATAAAGAAAAAAATAAAGAAATTTTAGATAGATTTTTAGATAAAACTTTTGGTAAAGATTATGTTTATAATTACTCAATACATAATCCAAATGGGAATCAACCACATGCTCATGTTATGTTTAATGAAAGAAAATTAGATGGAATAAAAAGAGAAAAAGAAAACTTTTTTAAAAGATATATTCCAGAATATCCTGAAAAAGGTGGAGCTAAAAAAAATTCAGAATTAAAGAATAAAACTTATTTAAAAAATATAAGAAAAAACTGGGAAGAACATTTAAATTTATATTTAGAATCTTCTGGAATAGAGAAAATTTCAAGTAAAACTTTAAAGAAGCAAAGAGAAGAATCAATTAATGAGGGTAATTTAATAAAAGCTGAAATATTAGATAGAGAACCTGTTCATTTCAAGCAAAATTTAAAATATAAAAAGAAAAAAAATAAAGATGCTTATGATCTATATGAAAGAATAAAAAGAGATGAATATATAAAAGAAAAACAAATAAAAGATGAAGCTGATAGAGTATATAAAATTAATTTTTTAAATGAAAAATTTGAAGAAAAGAAAGAGGAATTTAAAAATTATTCTTTTGAAAAACTATTAGAAGAGAAAGAAAAAGTTGAAATAGATATATTTAAATTATCTAAAAAAATGTTAGATAAGACATTAGAATCTGAAGCATTAAATCAATTAACAAATGGGCAAAGTAATAAAAATAAAAATGAAAAAAATCATTTATTTAAGATGATAAAGAAAGATAAAAATAATAGAAATAAATACAAAAAAAGAATCAATGAAATTAATAAAGAAATGGATACATATAAAGATATTTTTAAAGAAAAACTTATTGATCTGAAGTTAAAACTTAAAGCTAAATATATGAAACCATTTAAATATAAAATGATAGAAAAAGGGATTGTTGATGAGCTTTTTATGCAGAGATTAAAACAAGAAAAGTATAAAAATCAAGACAATATAAATTTATATAAAGCATATTTTGAAAGAAAAAATTTAAGAGATGAAAAGCTAAAAGAATTAAAAAAAATTGAAAGTAATAAACAAGAAATCAAAAAATTTGTTAAATCAAAAGATTATAAATCAGCAAAATATTTTCAGAGTATAAATTCAAATTTATATAAAAATATAAGATCACTTGATAGAATTTCTAAAAAATTTAATAGAGATATAAGAGTACAACATCAAATTTTAAAACATGGTGAATTTATACTTGATGAATATAAAAATATTTTAGAAAATGAAGAATTAGAAATAGAAAGAGAGAGATAATTTATGGAAAAATTTTTAGCAGTAGGTATATGTTTTTTAGCAATAGTAGTGATGTTATTTTTTATTTTTGATAAAAATAAATATAATGAAAATAATGGAAAGTATTTAAAGGATTTTATACGAGATAGTATAATTATATTTATTTTATTTGTAATTTATAATTATCTTTTTATTAGTGGTGACACAAAATTTTATTTTGAAAAAGAATTTATATTTTTCTTAATTTTAAGTAAATTAATTCAAGAATATTACCAAAAATTTAACAAAGAAAAATATAAATGGAAGATAAATTTGATAAATATAGTTTATATATTTATCATCATAATTAAAGATTATTTTAGAGGGTAGGACTACCCTCTTTTTTTTTAAATCATGGGAATCAAAGATTCCTATGCACGCTTAGCTGTTTCTCTAATTTTTGAAAAATTTACGAGAAACACTATCGTGGTTTTTTATATCCAAAAAACACTTGCCACAAGGGCTTGAAGAAAGAAAAAATAGAAAAAAATTTAAAATATGAAATTTTGATATTGTAAAAGAAAAATATTTGTGGTATAATACAATTATAAAAATGAATAAAAGAAAATTATGGGATACTGATTTAATTAGCAGGTTAAATCATTAAGGTACTCATACCAGTCAGCGAACTGGTGTGGGTACCTTTTTCTTTTTTTTCAGATTTTAAAAAAAATTAAAAAAAGGAAGTGATAAAAATGTGAGATATAAAACAAATAAAATTATTCAAAAATAAAATTAAGAAAGGAAATAAAATGAAAAGAAAAAATTTATTATTTATTCTATTAGGAGTACTTTTATTTTCAACTTTAACTTTAGCAGATACAGCTGGAGCTACTGCAGATGGTTTTGAGAATTTCACAAAATATTTAGTTAGTTTTTTAAGATTTATAAAGTTTGTTGGGTATGCTGTTGGTGCAATTTATTTTATAGTTAAACTAATTGAATTTATATTTAACCCTCAATGGGATCAATTAGGAAAAACAATTTTAACTTTTGTTTTAATCATTACAGGAATATTTAGTATTGATACTATAGTAAAAGCAGTAGGTGGAAATACTGTTAATGAAAATATACCAAAAGTTAAAGTATTAAAACTTGAAAAACAAATTTTTTTAGGTGAAAGAAATGAAGGAAAGTAGATTAAGTAAAATGGGTAAAAAATTTATTGTTGAAGAAAATAAAAGTTCAAGAAATAGAGAAAAGTTAGGATTAGGAATTGAAAGATATATTGCACTTGCTGAATCATTAAATACTTGGAAAAGAGCTTTTATAGGAATGACATTTTTAGCATTATTACTTGGTGGTGTGTCTACATTTTTATTCATTAATAAAGCAGAAACAAAAAGTTATTTAATAAAAGTAAATGATTCAGGAGAATTAGTTGGAACTGAAAAATTAAGTGATCAAATTACAAAAGTTGGGAATAGAGAAATAGAATATTTTATGAAAAAATTTATTAAAGATACAAGAACAATTACACTTGATAAAAAAGTCTTTGATAAGACGATGAAGGAAGCTAATTATTTCTTAAATAAAGAAACACAATCAAAATTAATTTCGATTTTAAGTACAGAAAAAGTTTATTCATTTTTTGAATTAGGTAAGACAAGAGATGTAGAAATTATTTCATTTATCAAAATACCAGAAGCTGAAAATACATATCAGATTAGATGGAGAGAAAAAGAATTTGAATCTAATGGTGATTTATCAAAAAGAAAAAATCTTAACGCTATAGTAAAAATTAAAAATTTCAATCCAAATTCAGAACAAATAATTTTAAATCCATTTGGAATAGTAATAGTTGATTTCAATATGCAGGTGGAAAACTAATGGGGAATTATAAAAATTATTTATTTTGGAAAAGAAAAAACATTTTAAAAATAATAAACAATGAAATTGAAATTTTTGAATATAGTGTTGATAAAAAAATAAATGAAATAAGAGATTTTTTACAAGTGAAGTTATCAAAAGAAGAAATACTATCTTTAGAAGAAAAAGCTGAAAAAGAGGAATATAATATTTTATTTAAAAAAGAAAAAGATATATTTTTAGATATAGAAGATTACTTAAATGAATTAAAAAAAGAAACTAAAGAAGAATATAAAAGTTTAAAAGATAAACTTGAAGAATTTTTTGAAAATTCAGATATTGAATTTGATGAAAATCAAATATTACAAGTTATATTTGAAGAAAAAATATTAGAGAAAGATGAAAATGATATTATAGATATTTATGAATTACCATTTAAATATAGAGGGACTATTTATAATATAGATCATCAGAATAAAGTTATAAAAAAAATATAAATGAAAGGATGTAATTTAAATGAAAATGTCAAAAGTTATGGGATTATTTTTATTAAGTACAACAATTTTATCTTATTCAAAAGATACAAACAAAAATATTTCTAAATTACAAAAAGAAGTAAAAAAATATGAACAAAATGTTAATAAATTAAATAATATAGAAAACATAAATGATGAAGAAATACAAAAAATATTAAAAGATAAATTATCAATTATTTCTGGAAAAGCTGCATCAATTTATGCAGTATCAACTGAATTTAATTATTTCAAATCTTCCATTTATCAAGTTTATACTAAACCAAATTTCACTACAGTTTTAAAATTAAATGCTGATGAAAATTTAGTTTATGTTGGTGGTGGAGATACAGAAAATTGGCAAATAGATGAAACATCTGGTGGTAATGATGGAGCAACATTCTTATTTGTTAAACCACTAAATAAAGGATTAAAGACTAACTTAAATATTATAACTGATAAGAGATCATACTTTATAGTTTTAGAATCAACTGAAACTGATTTTAATCCATATATTCAATGGAAATATCCATATGAAAACAACATGTCACATATTAAAAAAATAATTGAGAAAAAAGAAAATCAAGAAATTACTTTAGGTAAGAGTGATGAAATAAAATTTGGATTTAAATATGATAAAAATCATAAGTTAGCACCAGAACAAGTATTCACTGATGCTGAAAAAACAATATTAGTTTTAAATGATAAATTACAAGAAGCACCAGTTGTTTATGTTTATGGAGAAGATAATGTATTAAGTTTAGTAAACTATAGAATGATTGGAAATAAAATAATAATAGATAAGGTAGTAAATAAATTTCAATTAGTATTAGGTAATGAAAAATTAGATGTAATCAGATAACTGAAGGGAGAAAAATTATGAAAAATAA harbors:
- a CDS encoding type IV secretion system protein gives rise to the protein MKESRLSKMGKKFIVEENKSSRNREKLGLGIERYIALAESLNTWKRAFIGMTFLALLLGGVSTFLFINKAETKSYLIKVNDSGELVGTEKLSDQITKVGNREIEYFMKKFIKDTRTITLDKKVFDKTMKEANYFLNKETQSKLISILSTEKVYSFFELGKTRDVEIISFIKIPEAENTYQIRWREKEFESNGDLSKRKNLNAIVKIKNFNPNSEQIILNPFGIVIVDFNMQVEN
- a CDS encoding MobA/MobL family protein produces the protein MAIYRLRAKAGKDVLPHLSYINGEDKYKNKKDHIEFIETKNLPEIFESVKDFWNTALQYERKNANIYREFEITLPKEFNKEKNKEILDRFLDKTFGKDYVYNYSIHNPNGNQPHAHVMFNERKLDGIKREKENFFKRYIPEYPEKGGAKKNSELKNKTYLKNIRKNWEEHLNLYLESSGIEKISSKTLKKQREESINEGNLIKAEILDREPVHFKQNLKYKKKKNKDAYDLYERIKRDEYIKEKQIKDEADRVYKINFLNEKFEEKKEEFKNYSFEKLLEEKEKVEIDIFKLSKKMLDKTLESEALNQLTNGQSNKNKNEKNHLFKMIKKDKNNRNKYKKRINEINKEMDTYKDIFKEKLIDLKLKLKAKYMKPFKYKMIEKGIVDELFMQRLKQEKYKNQDNINLYKAYFERKNLRDEKLKELKKIESNKQEIKKFVKSKDYKSAKYFQSINSNLYKNIRSLDRISKKFNRDIRVQHQILKHGEFILDEYKNILENEELEIERER
- a CDS encoding HipA domain-containing protein; protein product: MIKDFNNIVKNYLVYGGNAGFKLGFINESNENWFLKFPKTTKNMINVDMSYNTSPLSEYIGSHIYEILGFNVHKTELGVYKDKIVVACKDFIEGNRFEEFKNFQNNFSDNFSIDLEEFQSKNRREYELDIEELYIIINDNNIESIKELKNRFWDMFVVDMFINNNDRHSGNFGFIYNNKIELAPIYDNGNSFFSKHSDNKKKIILEDNQMKNSIINTGQTPYTYKDKKIDSVKSILKAEIKLGDINNEINIDLRNAIIRNTIKIENNINKIKEFINNIPEQHQGKEIISKLTKEFYNVFLENRLEKLILGKEKAIEINNSINKWNKNKKIEYRDI
- a CDS encoding TrbG/VirB9 family P-type conjugative transfer protein, with translation MKMSKVMGLFLLSTTILSYSKDTNKNISKLQKEVKKYEQNVNKLNNIENINDEEIQKILKDKLSIISGKAASIYAVSTEFNYFKSSIYQVYTKPNFTTVLKLNADENLVYVGGGDTENWQIDETSGGNDGATFLFVKPLNKGLKTNLNIITDKRSYFIVLESTETDFNPYIQWKYPYENNMSHIKKIIEKKENQEITLGKSDEIKFGFKYDKNHKLAPEQVFTDAEKTILVLNDKLQEAPVVYVYGEDNVLSLVNYRMIGNKIIIDKVVNKFQLVLGNEKLDVIR
- a CDS encoding nucleotidyl transferase AbiEii/AbiGii toxin family protein; this translates as MEIWKTKRIEIMKEILNIIGENYILKGGTALMLYYGLDRFSEDIDLDSKTNNLNILSKLENYSKKNNKNWKFNIKKNTDTVFRIMLDYGEKNEKGLYPLKIEISNRNKNLIINNVLNYTIINGVNVYNLEEILSMKTRAFNNRDKIRDFYDISFYIEKEPIKFNENDLLNIKEKLDYTDMEVFEKLLNNEFKENNLKDIDAEKIIINTYEKVEELILENKRNKWNKKDNNISDRDKTSR
- a CDS encoding HipA domain-containing protein, with the translated sequence MKRIIFTDCKIDYTRAYGGANGNKIGIIYNNENYMLKFPPKPTINKAISYTNSCISEHISCKILNEIGMNAQKTLLGEYGNKIVVACKDFTEYNKRFFDFASLKNTIIESEQEGYGTELNDILETIENQKIINKDNLKEFFWDMFIIDAFLGNFDRHNGNWGFLIDEDKNISIAPIYDCGSCLFPQNDDKQMEESLKDLQKMEDRLYSYPQSVIKINNIKINYYNFLTTTDNQDCLKSLNKISKKIDLIKIGKLIDETEYISDTHKKFIKTILHERKTKILDTSLTLNPNFSKWKSKQQNHKNIYDRDETGR
- a CDS encoding HipA domain-containing protein, coding for MIDFQKAEINLYRVFDGANGNKISIYYDERLYMLKFPSYHPKENFDTKSTINEHISCLIAKELGLNSQNTLLGMYNDKIVVACEDFQISGYKLVNFTSIKNSIVDSEKMGKGLNLNSILYTIENQKYVNKNKLKEFFWDTFILDSLIANGDRHNGNWGLLINETDKLCKIAPIYDCGSSFHSHLNDEEMLNIIENDKNTLNNLVMGKPNSAIKINNKQINYYNFLTTTDNQDCLESLVKITKKIDLTKIGKLIDEIEYMTDIHKKFIKTILHERKTKILDKALILNNNISKWTNKENIDKNLYR